From a single Nicotiana tabacum cultivar K326 chromosome 8, ASM71507v2, whole genome shotgun sequence genomic region:
- the LOC107800486 gene encoding mitogen-activated protein kinase kinase kinase 20-like, translating into MGEEPDFVQQGMESKKKVEVQGKKMELKSNVNEFGDGVSWYRGAMLGKGSFGHVYVAKLKNSRSKNGYLPSVMAVKSAEVSISGSIQKEREVLNNIKGCPYIIRCYGDETTTDENGMMVYNLLLEYGSGGTLAERIKKLGNKGLPEFEVRSYTRSMLRGLNYIHTIGYVHCDMKPDNILLVLNSSKGSNEFRAKIGDFGLAKRENQSKKRRLETYWRGTPMYLSPEAVADSVQESAADIWALGCIVLEMLTGKPPWNQKEDMDAEDVLKKIGEGHELPKIPGELSKEAKDFLKGCFVRKPRYRWTAEMLLNHPFVEGLSDDDGVEESDEVEDINEIGSMLLVTETDDEFSCFSEDWSCVSEGDSVDYWSEEDSEVMEDETVSYFVEEGLLKVEERINVTSSSIDSGYNCMIDKSMQVPSRSPSNNSPKCPLKFTIPAGV; encoded by the coding sequence ATGGGGGAAGAACCAGATTTTGTGCAACAAGGGATGGAAAGTAAGAAAAAAGTTGAAGTTCAAGGGAAGAAGATGGAGCTAAAGAGTAATGTAAACGAATTTGGAGATGGAGTTTCATGGTATAGAGGAGCAATGCTTGGGAAAGGAAGTTTTGGGCATGTTTATGTGGCTAAATTGAAGAACTCCAGATCAAAAAATGGCTACTTACCATCAGTTATGGCTGTGAAATCCGCTGAGGTTTCTATTTCTGGTTCAATTCAGAAGGAAAGAGAGGTTCTCAATAACATCAAGGGTTGTCCGTACATAATTCGATGCTATGGCGATGAAACTACAACTGATGAGAATGGTATGATGGTTTATAACTTGTTGCTTGAGTATGGTTCTGGTGGAACCCTAGCTGAGAGGATCAAGAAATTAGGGAACAAAGGATTGCCTGAATTTGAGGTAAGGTCTTATACTAGGTCTATGCTTAGAGGGTTAAATTATATTCACACGATTGGTTATGTTCATTGTGATATGAAACCTGATAATATCTTGCTTGTGTTGAATTCTAGTAAAGGAAGTAATGAATTTAGGGCAAAAATTGGTGATTTTGGATTGGCGAAAAGAGAAAATCAGAGTAAAAAGAGGAGATTGGAGACTTATTGGAGGGGTACTCCGATGTATTTGTCACCTGAAGCTGTAGCTGATAGTGTACAAGAGTCTGCCGCGGATATTTGGGCTCTTGGGTGTATTGTGCTTGAGATGTTAACGGGGAAACCTCCGTGGAATCAGAAGGAAGATATGGATGCTGAGGATGTACTTAAAAAGATTGGGGAAGGGCATGAATTGCCTAAAATTCCAGGCGAATTGTCTAAGGAAGCGAAAGATTTCCTAAAAGGTTGTTTTGTGAGGAAGCCTAGGTATAGATGGACTGCTGAAATGCTGCTAAATCATCCATTTGTAGAGGGTTTAAGTGATGATGATGGTGTGGAAGAATCAGATGAGGTTGAAGATATAAATGAAATTGGTTCTATGCTCTTGGTTACTGAGACAGACGATGAATTTTCCTGTTTTTCAGAAGATTGGAGCTGCGTATCTGAAGGGGACTCTGTTGATTACTGGTCGGAGGAAGATTCAGAGGTTATGGAGGATGAAACGGTCTCTTATTTTGTGGAAGAAGGGTTATTAAAAGTAGAAGAAAGGATAAACGTTACAAGCTCCAGCATTGATAGTGGTTATAATTGTATGATTGATAAATCAATGCAAGTACCTTCGAGGAGTCCATCAAATAATTCGCCGAAATGTCCATTAAAATTTACCATTCCTGCAGGTGTCTAG